A window of the Diorhabda carinulata isolate Delta chromosome 1, icDioCari1.1, whole genome shotgun sequence genome harbors these coding sequences:
- the LOC130895997 gene encoding uncharacterized protein LOC130895997, translated as MPSAEMCNMTSNASSKFSISSKEIEGLVLEIKENLRLSAASATIQYKAIPRSRSISKRSSRASPYSRPPKCCDKRCCDTNCVGKHKTQEVGSEDPYELLQKFLRDGSLVSEAVKRIQLGLTTKQFYYDSDDECRTPVFRFIHQDN; from the coding sequence ATGCCGTCAGCCGAAATGTGTAACATGACGTCTAATGCAAGTTCCAAATTCAGTATTTCTTCGAAGGAGATAGAAGgtttagttttagaaataaaagaaaatcttaGATTATCAGCAGCATCTGCTACAATACAATATAAAGCTATCCCTCGTAGTCGTAGTATTTCCAAAAGATCATCAAGAGCCTCTCCATATAGTAGACCTCCAAAATGCTGTGATAAACGATGTTGTGATACAAACTGTGTTGGTAAACATAAAACTCAAGAAGTTGGGAGTGAGGATCCGTATgaacttttacaaaaatttcttagAGACGGGAGTTTAGTTAGTGAGGCTGTGAAAAGAATACAATTAGGACTTACCACTAAACAGTTTTATTATGATTCTGATGACGAGTGCAGAACACCAGTTTTCCGATTTATACATCAGGATAATTAG